The following proteins come from a genomic window of Lytechinus pictus isolate F3 Inbred chromosome 1, Lp3.0, whole genome shotgun sequence:
- the LOC135153111 gene encoding histamine H3 receptor-like, which produces MARNMNDYSSESTSYSYEYSYEKPNSNVWLATVPLIISIIACVTVLGNTMVNAAYIRSNRIRANVANIFILNLSVTDFIVGAFMWPINLTWLIKGYWSFGEVLCKVWLITDYTVSVVSVLTMVLISWDRYCLLTMGVQYQTYQTNKRVTLIVLGIWIVVFTWYTVLAFAWSPVTGMSSVNYAYNCEMEFTYSLGGTVLVNVLEFFIPLTALLIMNIAVYVNIKRRSKGIVGPSPLTNQLTLSISRNQEQSTHFSENRNVVQSGNVLNNQNEEDRIATSSNLVADTIEGRANERTSGNNAIGNISETKERTLARHRKAAVVLAILVGGFLICWLPIQALTQADCVG; this is translated from the exons ATGGCACgaaatatgaatgattattcatcCGAGAGCACTTCTTATTCTTATGAATACAGCTATGAAAAACCTAACTCAAATGTTTGGTTGGCAACAGTTCCTTTGATTATTTCTATCATAGCATGCGTGACAGTATTGGGGAATACCATGGTGAATGCTGCTTATATCCGAAGTAATCGCATCCGTGCTAATGTGGCTAATATCTTCATTTTAAATCTATCCGTAACTGATTTTATCGTAGGAGCTTTCATGTGGCCAATTAATCTTACATGGCTCATCAAAGGTTACTGGTCATTTGGTGAAGTCCTTTGCAAGGTTTGGTTGATTACGGACTATACGGTGAGTGTGGTGTCTGTTTTGACCATGGTACTCATTAGTTGGGACCGGTACTGTCTATTGACAATGGGGGTCCAGTATCAGACGTATCAGACCAATAAAAGGGTGACACTAATTGTACTTGGCATCTGGATAGTTGTTTTTACATGGTATACTGTACTTGCATTTGCGTGGAGTCCAGTAACTGGGATGTCTTCTGTAAATTATGCTTATAACTGTGAAATGGAATTTACATACAGCCTTGGTGGAACAGTTCTCGTGAATGTTCTAGAGTTCTTCATCCCGCTTACAGCCTTGCTAATCATGAACATAGCCGTATATGTCAATATCAAACGGCGATCGAAGGGTATTGTGGGACCGAGCCCCCTTACAAACCAACTGACTCTATCCATTTCTAGAAATCAGGAACAATCCACCCATTTTTCAGAGAACAGAAATGTCGTTCAATCTGGAAATGTTTTGAATAATCAAAACGAGGAAGATCGGATCGCCACCTCATCTAATCTAGTCGCTGACACTATCGAAGGAAGGGCAAATGAACGGACATCAGGTAACAATGCAATAGGCAACATTTCGGAAACAAAGGAAAGAACATTGGCAAGACATCGTAAAGCCGCTGTTGTCCTTGCCATTCTTGTAGGAGGTTTCCTGATCTGTTGGTTGCCTATCCAA GCACTCACGCAAGCCGACTGTGTAGGATAA